The Noviherbaspirillum saxi genome includes a window with the following:
- a CDS encoding PTS sugar transporter subunit IIA: MTNLAKILSANNVVLDLEVSSKKRAFEQAGLIFENNCGIARSVVSDNLFARERLGSTGLGHGVAVPHGRIKGLKAPLAAFVRLKEPIPFESPDSQPVSLLVFLLIPDHVTQQHLEILSEVAEMFSDEAFRQLLATDPDAASVHARILAWQPSVHA; the protein is encoded by the coding sequence ATGACCAACCTTGCCAAAATCCTGTCGGCGAATAATGTTGTTCTTGATCTGGAAGTCTCCAGCAAGAAGCGTGCATTCGAACAGGCTGGATTAATTTTTGAAAACAACTGCGGAATCGCCCGCTCGGTTGTGTCGGATAACCTGTTCGCGCGCGAACGTCTCGGGTCGACTGGACTCGGTCATGGCGTTGCGGTACCGCACGGACGCATCAAGGGTTTAAAAGCGCCACTGGCCGCCTTTGTCCGATTGAAGGAACCTATTCCCTTCGAATCGCCGGATAGCCAACCCGTCAGCCTTTTGGTATTTCTGCTGATTCCCGATCATGTCACGCAACAGCATCTGGAAATTCTGTCCGAAGTGGCAGAGATGTTTTCCGACGAGGCGTTTCGCCAGTTGCTCGCTACCGATCCGGATGCCGCATCGGTACACGCCCGCATTCTTGCCTGGCAACCTAGCGTGCATGCCTGA
- a CDS encoding gamma-butyrobetaine hydroxylase-like domain-containing protein translates to MAEPKQATPSPTSLTVRSQSRVLEIAFDSGEAFSLPFEFLRVYSPSAEVRGHGAGQEVLQTGKRDVQITAMEPVGNYAVQPHFSDSHNSGIYSWDYLYWLGANQSQLWEEYLARLEAAGFMRESGRDAPMVTDAGGHGCGHHH, encoded by the coding sequence ATGGCCGAACCGAAACAAGCAACACCTTCCCCGACTTCCCTGACCGTGCGCAGCCAGTCGCGCGTGCTGGAAATCGCTTTCGATTCCGGCGAAGCGTTTTCGCTGCCGTTCGAATTCCTGCGTGTTTATTCGCCGTCGGCGGAAGTAAGAGGCCACGGCGCCGGGCAGGAAGTGTTGCAGACCGGCAAGCGCGATGTGCAGATCACTGCAATGGAACCGGTCGGCAACTATGCGGTGCAGCCGCATTTTTCCGACAGTCACAATTCCGGGATTTATTCTTGGGATTATCTATACTGGTTGGGCGCCAACCAGTCCCAGTTGTGGGAAGAGTACTTGGCGCGCCTGGAAGCGGCAGGTTTCATGCGTGAAAGCGGACGCGATGCGCCGATGGTGACCGATGCCGGCGGCCATGGCTGCGGTCATCATCACTGA
- a CDS encoding HIT family protein has protein sequence MAKEACELCMHPGGEVIYRDDNYRIVLVDDERYPGFCRVIWNAHVAEMTDLPSAERAILIAAIWQVEEAVRETMHPHKINVASLGNVVPHLHWHIIPRYEDDAHFPNPIWGEVKRTPISADLAKRRALVPRLREALLDRFEESLL, from the coding sequence ATGGCCAAAGAAGCGTGTGAACTATGCATGCATCCCGGTGGCGAAGTCATCTACCGGGATGACAATTACCGCATCGTCCTGGTCGATGACGAGCGCTACCCCGGTTTTTGCCGCGTGATCTGGAATGCGCATGTGGCCGAGATGACGGACCTGCCATCAGCCGAACGGGCAATACTGATCGCGGCGATATGGCAGGTCGAAGAGGCGGTGCGCGAAACCATGCATCCGCACAAGATCAATGTCGCGAGCTTGGGCAATGTGGTGCCGCATCTGCACTGGCATATCATTCCGCGCTATGAGGATGATGCGCATTTCCCGAATCCGATCTGGGGCGAGGTCAAGCGCACTCCGATTTCTGCCGATCTTGCGAAGCGCCGTGCGTTGGTGCCGCGCTTGCGCGAGGCCTTGCTTGACCGTTTTGAAGAATCGTTGCTGTAG
- a CDS encoding YqaA family protein → MIESTVRWLLNVLAIPDVGLSSVFIISVLSATLLPLGSEPAVFAVAKANAALFWPVILVATIGNTLGGVIDYLIGYGAKQTFTDKAEGRWFRWMQRFGPKTLLLSWLPGVGDPLCALAGWLRMPFWQSVLFMSIGKFLRYLTMTSALLYIPDGFWQELGNLF, encoded by the coding sequence ATGATCGAATCCACTGTTCGCTGGCTACTTAATGTTCTTGCCATTCCCGATGTCGGACTGAGCTCCGTCTTTATCATCAGCGTATTGTCCGCAACGCTGCTGCCGCTCGGTTCCGAACCGGCCGTGTTCGCTGTCGCCAAGGCCAATGCGGCGCTTTTCTGGCCGGTCATTCTGGTTGCGACGATCGGCAATACGCTCGGAGGGGTCATCGACTACCTGATCGGCTACGGCGCCAAGCAAACCTTCACCGACAAGGCGGAAGGACGCTGGTTCAGGTGGATGCAGCGCTTCGGACCCAAAACGCTGCTGCTATCCTGGCTGCCCGGCGTGGGCGATCCTTTGTGCGCGCTGGCCGGTTGGCTCAGGATGCCATTCTGGCAATCCGTACTGTTCATGTCCATCGGCAAATTCCTGCGCTATCTGACAATGACATCCGCTTTGTTGTACATACCGGACGGATTCTGGCAAGAACTTGGCAATCTATTCTGA
- the hprK gene encoding HPr(Ser) kinase/phosphatase — MPASTHLTIQQLFDDTREALQLGWFAGFPGGERRISGDATSAADQVGHLNLIHPGRLQVFGHQEIQYYSKLSPASRKYQTEELVVGEPPAFIIAQGLETPPYILAICDEKNIPLFSTPLPAAQVIDYLRVYLSKELAQRITMHGVFMDVLGVGVLITGESGLGKSELGLELISRNHGLVADDAVEFARIAPNMIEGRCPPLLQNLLEVRGLGLLDIKTIFGETAVRRKMRLKLIVHLVRRSTLEENYERLPLHSQTQEVLGLPIRKVIIPVEAGRNLAVLLEAAVRNTILQLRGIDTLKEFMERQQKAMGNE; from the coding sequence ATGCCTGCTTCCACGCACCTGACAATCCAGCAATTGTTCGACGACACCCGGGAAGCTTTGCAGCTCGGGTGGTTTGCCGGCTTTCCCGGTGGCGAAAGACGCATCTCCGGTGATGCCACCTCGGCCGCCGACCAGGTAGGCCACCTGAACCTGATCCACCCTGGACGCCTGCAGGTATTCGGCCATCAGGAAATTCAGTATTACAGCAAGCTGTCTCCCGCATCGCGCAAATACCAGACCGAGGAATTGGTTGTGGGCGAGCCTCCGGCCTTCATCATTGCCCAAGGCCTGGAAACGCCGCCTTATATCCTCGCGATCTGCGACGAAAAAAATATCCCCCTGTTCTCGACGCCGCTGCCAGCCGCGCAAGTCATCGACTATTTGCGTGTTTATCTGTCGAAGGAATTGGCACAGCGCATCACCATGCATGGTGTGTTCATGGACGTGCTTGGTGTTGGCGTTTTGATCACCGGCGAATCGGGCCTCGGCAAGAGCGAACTCGGACTGGAACTGATTTCACGCAATCATGGCCTGGTAGCTGACGATGCAGTAGAGTTCGCCCGCATTGCGCCCAATATGATTGAAGGGCGTTGCCCGCCCTTGCTGCAGAACCTGCTGGAAGTACGCGGGCTGGGCTTGCTCGATATCAAGACCATTTTTGGTGAAACCGCAGTGCGCCGCAAAATGCGTCTCAAGCTGATCGTCCATTTGGTGCGTCGCAGCACGCTGGAAGAAAACTACGAGCGCCTGCCGCTGCATTCTCAAACCCAGGAAGTGCTTGGCTTGCCCATACGCAAAGTCATTATCCCCGTTGAGGCTGGCCGAAATCTCGCGGTGCTGCTGGAAGCGGCCGTCCGCAATACCATCTTGCAATTGCGTGGCATTGATACACTCAAAGAATTCATGGAGCGCCAGCAAAAGGCCATGGGTAACGAGTAG
- the queF gene encoding NADPH-dependent 7-cyano-7-deazaguanine reductase QueF (Catalyzes the NADPH-dependent reduction of 7-cyano-7-deazaguanine (preQ0) to 7-aminomethyl-7-deazaguanine (preQ1) in queuosine biosynthesis) translates to MSTSNLPEASPLGKPTAYQTQYAPSLLFPIARQQKREEIGISGTLPFFGMDIWNAYELSWLNLRGKPQVAIASFMVPSDSPNIIESKSLKLYLNSFNQTRVASAEALTEMLRTDLSDGFGAPVQVRLSLPDDFSKQEMGELEGLLLDRLDIEVNAYTPDTSLLKANTEEAVVEESLVSHLLKSNCLVTGQPDWGSVQIHYVGPQIDQEGLLRYLIGFREHNEFHEQCVERIFMDILRNCHPQKLAVYARYTRRGGLDINPWRSNFTTGQRPSNRRNARQ, encoded by the coding sequence ATGAGTACATCCAATCTTCCGGAAGCTTCCCCGCTTGGCAAGCCGACGGCATACCAGACCCAATACGCACCTTCCCTGCTCTTTCCGATTGCGCGCCAGCAGAAACGCGAAGAAATCGGCATCAGCGGGACGCTGCCGTTTTTCGGCATGGATATCTGGAATGCATACGAACTGTCCTGGCTTAACTTGCGCGGCAAGCCGCAGGTAGCGATTGCGAGCTTCATGGTGCCATCGGATTCGCCGAATATCATCGAATCGAAGTCGCTGAAGCTTTACCTGAATTCGTTCAACCAGACCAGGGTCGCCAGTGCCGAAGCGTTGACCGAGATGCTGCGTACCGATTTGTCCGACGGCTTCGGTGCGCCGGTACAGGTGCGTCTGAGCTTGCCGGATGATTTTTCAAAACAGGAAATGGGTGAACTTGAAGGTTTGCTGCTGGACCGGCTTGATATTGAAGTGAACGCCTACACGCCGGACACCTCGCTGTTAAAGGCCAATACTGAAGAAGCCGTTGTCGAAGAGAGCCTGGTATCGCACTTGCTCAAATCGAATTGCCTGGTCACCGGGCAGCCCGACTGGGGCAGCGTCCAGATTCACTATGTCGGTCCGCAAATCGACCAGGAAGGTTTGTTACGCTATCTGATCGGCTTTCGCGAACACAATGAATTTCATGAGCAATGCGTAGAACGTATCTTCATGGATATTCTGCGCAATTGCCATCCACAAAAACTTGCTGTCTATGCACGTTATACGCGCCGCGGCGGACTTGATATCAACCCGTGGCGAAGCAATTTCACAACGGGACAAAGGCCGTCGAACCGACGCAATGCACGCCAATAA
- the ubiE gene encoding bifunctional demethylmenaquinone methyltransferase/2-methoxy-6-polyprenyl-1,4-benzoquinol methylase UbiE, protein MTNTTHFGYQTVSEDEKVHKVAEVFHSVAAKYDVMNDLMSGGLHRLWKAFTIAQAGVRPGFKVLDIAGGTGDLSKAFARQAGPSGEVWLTDINESMLRVGRDRLLNKGLPVPILLCDAEKLPFPSNYFDRVSVAFGLRNMTHKDAALAEMQRVLKPGGKLLVLEFSKVHEALKKPYDLYSFSVLPWLGQRIAKDSDSYRYLAESIRMHPDQETLKSMLQAAGLERVEYFNLTAGVAALHTGVKL, encoded by the coding sequence ATGACCAATACCACGCATTTCGGTTATCAGACCGTATCTGAAGACGAGAAGGTGCACAAAGTCGCCGAAGTCTTTCATTCCGTCGCGGCAAAGTACGACGTAATGAATGACTTGATGTCGGGCGGCCTGCATCGACTCTGGAAAGCCTTCACGATTGCCCAGGCCGGCGTGCGGCCCGGCTTCAAGGTGCTGGATATCGCGGGCGGCACAGGCGATCTGTCGAAAGCCTTTGCGCGCCAGGCGGGACCGAGCGGCGAAGTCTGGCTGACCGACATCAATGAATCGATGCTGAGAGTAGGGCGCGACCGCCTGTTGAACAAGGGCTTACCCGTCCCCATCTTATTATGTGATGCGGAAAAGCTGCCATTTCCGAGCAATTATTTTGACCGGGTCAGCGTGGCTTTCGGCTTGCGCAACATGACGCACAAGGACGCCGCGCTAGCAGAGATGCAACGCGTCCTGAAACCCGGCGGCAAGCTGCTGGTGCTGGAATTTTCCAAGGTGCACGAAGCGCTGAAAAAACCGTACGACCTGTATTCATTTTCCGTCTTGCCCTGGCTGGGGCAGCGTATTGCGAAGGATTCGGACAGTTATCGCTACCTGGCCGAATCGATCCGCATGCACCCGGACCAGGAAACGCTCAAGTCCATGCTGCAGGCAGCGGGCCTGGAACGTGTCGAGTACTTTAATTTGACCGCCGGGGTCGCAGCCCTGCACACCGGTGTCAAACTCTAG
- the ilvA gene encoding threonine ammonia-lyase, biosynthetic, producing the protein MTTDYLQKILTARVYDVAVESPLEYAPTLSARMDNSIYFKREDIQSVFSFKLRGAYNKMAHLTPAQLKRGVICASAGNHAQGVALSAAKLGCRAVIVMPTTTPPVKIEAVRARGGEVVLHGESYTDAYNHALTLEKKQKLTFVHPFDDPYVIAGQGTIAMEILRQHTGPIHAIFVAIGGGGLISGVASYIKAVRPEIKIIGVQTVDSDAMARSIKAGRRVTLPDVGLFADGTAVRLVGEETFRITKKLVDEIILVDTDAVCAAIKDVFQDTRSILEPSGALAVAGAKEYIERSRATKKPISGETLVTVACGANMNFDRLRFVAERAEVGEAREAVFAVTIPEERGSFKRFCSLVGPRNVTEFVYRISDEKEAHVFVGMTISSRDEPNQITKNFEKHGFKTLDLTHDELAKLHVRHLVGGKSALAHDELLYRFEFPERPGALMRFLDSMAPNWNISLFHYRNQGGDVGRILVGLQVPKKEMKMFRQFLASLGYRYWDETQNPVYKLFL; encoded by the coding sequence ATGACTACCGACTACCTACAAAAAATCCTGACCGCTCGCGTCTACGACGTCGCCGTCGAGTCGCCACTGGAGTACGCGCCCACCCTGTCGGCGCGCATGGACAACAGCATCTACTTCAAGCGGGAAGACATTCAAAGCGTATTCAGCTTCAAGCTGCGTGGCGCTTACAACAAGATGGCGCACCTGACGCCGGCACAACTGAAGCGCGGCGTCATTTGTGCATCGGCCGGCAACCATGCGCAAGGCGTTGCCTTGTCCGCCGCCAAGCTGGGATGCCGCGCCGTGATCGTGATGCCGACGACGACCCCGCCGGTCAAGATCGAAGCAGTGCGCGCGCGCGGCGGCGAAGTGGTGCTGCATGGCGAGTCCTATACCGATGCCTACAACCATGCGCTGACGCTCGAAAAGAAGCAAAAGCTGACTTTCGTCCATCCATTCGATGACCCCTACGTCATTGCCGGCCAGGGCACCATCGCCATGGAAATCCTGCGCCAGCATACCGGCCCGATCCATGCGATCTTCGTCGCTATCGGCGGCGGCGGACTGATTTCCGGCGTGGCATCCTACATCAAGGCGGTGCGCCCCGAAATCAAGATCATCGGCGTACAGACTGTCGATTCCGATGCGATGGCGCGCAGCATCAAGGCCGGGCGGCGCGTGACGCTGCCCGACGTCGGCTTGTTTGCGGATGGCACCGCGGTCAGGCTGGTCGGCGAAGAGACTTTCCGCATTACCAAAAAGCTCGTGGACGAGATCATCCTCGTCGACACCGATGCGGTGTGCGCGGCGATCAAGGATGTATTCCAGGATACGCGCAGCATCCTTGAACCGTCGGGAGCGCTTGCGGTGGCAGGCGCCAAGGAATACATCGAACGTTCCAGAGCAACCAAGAAGCCGATCAGCGGTGAAACCCTGGTCACCGTTGCCTGCGGCGCCAACATGAATTTCGATCGTCTGCGCTTCGTGGCCGAACGTGCCGAAGTCGGCGAAGCGCGCGAAGCGGTATTTGCGGTCACCATTCCCGAGGAGCGCGGCAGCTTCAAGCGCTTTTGCTCCTTGGTCGGGCCGCGCAATGTAACCGAATTCGTCTATCGCATCAGCGATGAAAAGGAGGCGCATGTCTTTGTCGGCATGACGATTTCCAGCCGCGACGAGCCCAACCAGATCACGAAGAACTTTGAAAAGCACGGATTCAAGACCCTGGACCTGACGCATGACGAACTGGCAAAGCTGCACGTGCGCCATCTGGTCGGCGGCAAGAGCGCGCTGGCACATGACGAACTGTTGTACCGCTTTGAATTCCCCGAGCGGCCGGGCGCGCTGATGCGCTTCCTCGACAGCATGGCGCCGAACTGGAATATCAGCCTGTTCCATTACCGCAATCAGGGCGGCGATGTCGGCCGCATCCTGGTCGGCCTTCAGGTGCCGAAAAAGGAAATGAAGATGTTCCGTCAATTCCTTGCAAGCCTGGGCTACCGCTACTGGGACGAAACCCAGAATCCGGTATACAAGCTGTTTCTGTAA
- a CDS encoding DUF3683 domain-containing protein produces the protein MNAPAQIQALLSETPGAAAPARLREIPYNYTSFSDREIVIRLLGEESWRILDELRSERQTGRSARMLYEVLGDVWVVRRNPYLQDDLLDNPKRRQDLIDALNHRLTEVEKRRLTTDLADAGDAHARHRSANVEVLLRAARKAVTDFGEEFRQMYDLRKRATKVLGRYTAKDNIKFDGLSRVSHVTDATDWRVEYPFVVLTPDTEDEMAGLVKACIELGLTIIPRGGGTGYTGGAIPLTPMSAVINTEKLEDLGAVEMTMLPGVDRPYATIYSGAGVVTKRVSDAAEKAGFVFAVDPTSAEASCIGGNVAMNAGGKKAVLWGTALDNLASWRMVDPNGDWLEVTRIDHNLGKIHDAPVARFKLEWTHPGERGKTNAPFKTEYLEIEGRRFRKEGLGKDVTDKFLAGLPGVQKEGCDGLITSARWILHKMPKHTRTVCLEFFGQARDAIPSIVEIKDFLDAETRKGGAILAGLEHLDERYLRAVGYATKSKRGVLPKMALFGDIVGDDEEAVARAASEVVRIANTRVGEGFVAVSPETRKKFWLDRARTAAIAKHTNAFKINEDVVIPLNRMGEYTDGIEHINIELSIHNKLQLLADLRGFFASNHLPLGKSEDADANDIPASELLGERVAQARELIETTRARWAYLLANLDKPLRQAHDELAALGVSMTWIDERLQRQPKATVFDVVQDRTIRVSWKAEIRAQLRQIFNGGAFKLILDECTAIHKRVLRGRVFVALHMHAGDGNVHTNIPVNSDHYEMLQDAHAAVERIMVLARSLNGVISGEHGIGITKLEFLTEEEIQDFRDYKLRVDPEGRFNKGKLLNLPDMHADLRNAYTPSFGLMGHESLIMQQSDIGAIANSVKDCLRCGKCKPVCSTHVPRANLLYSPRNKILATSLLVEAFLYEEQTRRGVSIKHWEEFEDVADHCTVCHKCEKPCPVDIDFGDVSMNMRNLLRKMDKKSFNPGTAAAMFFLNATDPATINATRAAMTGLGYKAQRMANDVLKKFAKKQTKAPPATHGKPPVKEQVIHFINKKMPGNLPKKTARALLDIEDDKVVPIIRDPMKTTADTEAVFYFPGCGSERLFSQVGLATQAMLWHVGVQTVLPPGYLCCGYPQRGAGQYDKAEKMITDNRVLFHRVANTLNYLDIKTVVVSCGTCYDQLQGYEFDKIFPGCRIIDIHEYLLEKNVKLEGVSGTRYMYHDPCHTPMKQQDPLKTVNALITTDDGTKVEKNDRCCGESGTFAVSRPDISTQVRFRKEVEMRQGADKLRDDGFGGEVKILTSCPSCLQGLNRYNEDSGTSADYIVVEMAKHLLGENWMPEYVARANNGGIERVLV, from the coding sequence ATGAACGCCCCAGCACAAATCCAAGCTCTGCTTTCCGAAACGCCCGGTGCGGCCGCTCCCGCCCGCCTGCGCGAAATTCCCTATAACTACACCTCGTTTTCCGATCGCGAAATCGTGATCCGCCTGCTCGGCGAAGAATCGTGGCGGATCCTCGATGAATTGCGCAGCGAGCGCCAGACCGGCCGGTCCGCGCGCATGTTGTACGAAGTCCTCGGAGACGTCTGGGTGGTACGGCGCAATCCCTACCTTCAGGATGACTTGCTCGACAATCCGAAGCGTCGCCAGGATCTGATCGACGCGCTCAACCACCGCCTGACCGAAGTCGAAAAGAGGCGTCTGACCACCGACCTGGCCGATGCCGGCGACGCGCATGCACGTCATCGCAGCGCCAATGTCGAAGTCTTGCTGAGGGCAGCGCGCAAGGCGGTAACCGATTTCGGTGAAGAATTCCGCCAGATGTACGATTTGCGCAAGCGCGCGACCAAGGTACTCGGGCGCTATACCGCCAAGGACAATATCAAGTTCGATGGCTTGTCGCGCGTGTCGCACGTCACCGATGCGACCGACTGGCGCGTCGAATATCCTTTCGTCGTGCTGACGCCCGATACCGAAGATGAAATGGCCGGCTTGGTGAAGGCCTGTATTGAACTCGGCCTGACCATCATTCCGCGTGGCGGCGGCACTGGCTATACCGGCGGCGCGATCCCGCTGACGCCGATGTCGGCCGTGATCAACACCGAAAAGCTGGAAGACCTGGGGGCGGTTGAAATGACGATGCTGCCCGGCGTCGACAGGCCCTACGCAACAATCTATTCCGGCGCCGGCGTCGTCACCAAGCGCGTGTCCGACGCGGCGGAAAAAGCCGGCTTCGTCTTCGCTGTCGACCCCACTTCGGCGGAAGCATCCTGCATTGGCGGCAATGTCGCGATGAATGCCGGCGGCAAGAAAGCCGTGCTGTGGGGCACCGCGCTCGATAATCTCGCCAGCTGGCGCATGGTCGACCCGAACGGCGACTGGCTGGAAGTCACGCGCATCGACCACAATCTCGGCAAGATTCATGACGCTCCGGTCGCCCGCTTCAAGCTCGAATGGACCCATCCGGGCGAACGCGGCAAGACCAATGCCCCATTCAAGACCGAGTATCTGGAAATCGAAGGTCGCCGCTTCCGCAAGGAAGGCCTGGGCAAGGATGTCACCGACAAGTTCCTGGCCGGTCTGCCCGGCGTGCAAAAGGAAGGCTGCGACGGCCTGATTACGTCGGCGCGCTGGATCCTGCACAAGATGCCTAAGCATACGCGTACCGTCTGTCTCGAATTTTTCGGCCAGGCGCGCGATGCCATTCCATCGATCGTGGAAATCAAGGATTTCCTCGATGCGGAAACCAGAAAGGGCGGCGCGATTCTGGCCGGCCTTGAACATCTCGACGAGCGCTACCTGCGCGCGGTCGGCTATGCGACCAAGTCCAAGCGCGGCGTGCTGCCGAAGATGGCGCTGTTCGGCGACATCGTCGGCGATGACGAGGAAGCGGTTGCCCGCGCGGCATCGGAAGTTGTCCGTATCGCAAATACCCGTGTCGGTGAAGGCTTCGTTGCGGTCAGCCCGGAAACGCGCAAGAAATTCTGGCTCGACCGTGCGCGTACCGCCGCGATCGCCAAGCATACCAATGCGTTCAAGATCAACGAAGACGTCGTCATTCCGCTCAACCGCATGGGCGAGTATACCGACGGCATCGAGCATATCAATATCGAACTGTCGATCCACAACAAGCTGCAACTGCTTGCGGATCTGCGCGGCTTCTTTGCATCGAATCATCTGCCACTGGGCAAGAGCGAAGATGCGGACGCCAACGACATTCCCGCCTCCGAATTGCTGGGCGAACGTGTCGCCCAGGCACGCGAACTGATCGAAACCACCCGTGCGCGCTGGGCCTACCTGCTTGCCAATCTGGACAAGCCGCTGCGCCAGGCACATGACGAACTGGCGGCGCTGGGCGTCTCCATGACGTGGATCGATGAGCGGCTGCAACGCCAGCCCAAGGCGACGGTGTTTGATGTCGTGCAGGACCGCACCATCCGCGTGTCATGGAAGGCCGAAATCCGCGCGCAGCTGCGCCAGATCTTCAACGGCGGCGCATTCAAGCTTATCCTCGACGAGTGCACTGCGATCCACAAGCGCGTGCTGCGCGGACGTGTCTTCGTCGCGCTGCACATGCACGCGGGCGATGGCAATGTGCATACCAATATCCCGGTCAATTCCGACCATTACGAAATGCTGCAGGATGCGCATGCCGCGGTTGAACGCATCATGGTACTGGCGCGTTCGCTCAATGGCGTAATTTCGGGTGAACACGGGATCGGCATTACCAAGCTGGAATTCCTGACCGAAGAAGAGATCCAGGATTTCCGCGACTACAAGTTGCGCGTCGATCCGGAAGGACGCTTCAACAAGGGCAAGCTGCTCAATCTGCCGGACATGCATGCGGACTTGCGCAATGCCTACACGCCGTCATTCGGCCTGATGGGCCACGAATCGCTGATCATGCAGCAGAGCGATATCGGCGCGATCGCCAACAGCGTCAAGGATTGCCTGCGCTGCGGCAAGTGCAAACCGGTGTGCTCGACCCATGTGCCGCGCGCGAATCTGCTGTACTCGCCGCGCAACAAGATTCTTGCGACTTCCCTGCTGGTCGAGGCTTTCCTGTACGAAGAGCAGACCCGGCGCGGCGTATCGATCAAGCATTGGGAAGAGTTCGAGGATGTCGCCGATCACTGCACGGTCTGCCACAAGTGCGAAAAGCCATGCCCGGTCGATATCGATTTCGGCGATGTCTCGATGAACATGCGCAACCTGCTGCGCAAGATGGACAAGAAGTCGTTCAATCCCGGCACGGCTGCCGCGATGTTCTTCCTGAATGCCACCGATCCGGCCACCATTAACGCGACACGCGCGGCGATGACCGGTCTCGGTTACAAGGCGCAACGCATGGCCAACGACGTGCTGAAAAAGTTTGCGAAGAAGCAGACCAAGGCGCCACCGGCCACGCATGGCAAGCCGCCGGTCAAAGAGCAGGTGATTCACTTCATCAACAAGAAAATGCCGGGCAATCTGCCCAAGAAAACCGCAAGGGCTCTGCTCGACATCGAGGACGATAAGGTCGTACCCATCATTCGCGATCCGATGAAGACCACGGCCGATACGGAAGCGGTGTTTTACTTCCCGGGCTGCGGTTCGGAGCGCCTGTTCTCGCAAGTCGGCCTCGCGACCCAAGCGATGCTGTGGCATGTCGGTGTGCAAACCGTGCTGCCGCCGGGTTATCTGTGCTGCGGTTATCCGCAGCGCGGCGCCGGACAGTACGACAAGGCGGAAAAGATGATTACCGATAACCGCGTGCTGTTCCATCGTGTCGCCAACACACTGAACTACCTCGATATCAAGACCGTCGTCGTGTCGTGCGGTACCTGCTACGATCAGCTGCAAGGCTATGAATTCGACAAGATTTTCCCCGGTTGCCGCATCATCGACATCCACGAATATCTGCTCGAAAAGAACGTGAAGCTGGAAGGTGTCTCGGGTACCCGCTACATGTACCACGATCCTTGCCATACGCCGATGAAGCAGCAGGATCCGCTGAAAACCGTCAATGCGCTGATCACCACCGATGACGGCACCAAGGTTGAAAAGAACGACCGTTGTTGCGGCGAATCCGGCACCTTTGCGGTCAGCCGCCCTGACATTTCCACGCAAGTCCGCTTCCGCAAGGAAGTCGAAATGCGCCAGGGCGCCGACAAGCTGCGTGACGACGGATTCGGCGGCGAGGTCAAGATCCTTACTTCCTGCCCGTCTTGCCTGCAAGGCTTGAACCGCTACAATGAAGATTCCGGCACCAGCGCGGACTACATCGTGGTCGAGATGGCCAAGCATCTGCTTGGCGAAAACTGGATGCCCGAGTACGTTGCGCGTGCAAACAATGGCGGAATCGAACGCGTTCTCGTGTAA